The following coding sequences are from one Granulicella arctica window:
- a CDS encoding beta-galactosidase, which produces MSSRSNKILTLTLAALLPSLALSQKSQLDTPPALYLGAAWYPEQWPESRWDADLTLMEQAHIRFARIGEFAWSSMEPTEGTYDWTWLDHAIAAAAKHHIAIVLGTPSATPPAWLTQKYPETLRYESDGKRAEHGDRQQGSFISPKYRELCRDIAERMAKRYGHNPNVIGWQLDNEISSEDYGPVARTAFQGWVKDRYKTLDALNARWTTSYWSEAYTDWSQIPIQEKYGNPGLLLSWKRFVSDTWRAYDRNQIDVIRPNIPSNVWITTNTMGWFDGYDHYTVSKDLDMSAWDDYVGRGHLNPASNGFAHDLTRGFLRKNFWVMETQPGFVNWQSDNTALDKGEVRAMAWHAIGHGADAVEYWQWRSALNGQEELHGTLVGSDGTPVPLYPEVAQLGAEFAKAGPALAGTSPHSEVAILQDYDSRWAINWQRHNQAFDPQTQLVSYYKPLREVAQSIDVVSDTALLASYKLVVAPGLAVLTDEAASNLMQYVKNGGHLVLGQRSAMKDGDNSLQTKRAPGPLADLLGGRVEQWYAIQSADQARPGDIPPVTGTWGTTTSKIWAEQLSTSSSDTEVLMRYGKSNGYLDGQPAAITRKLGKGRITYIGAWMDDATLLNAARWMAQISGVTAALGPVPEGVEVYPREGAGKKVFILVNFATTPQSVTLPSAMQSILDGKQVTTLSLDQYGVAILQAK; this is translated from the coding sequence ATGTCCTCGCGTTCCAACAAGATCCTCACCCTTACTCTCGCCGCGCTGCTACCCTCCTTGGCCTTATCGCAGAAAAGCCAGCTCGATACTCCGCCGGCCCTCTACCTCGGCGCAGCCTGGTACCCCGAGCAGTGGCCCGAGTCCCGCTGGGACGCCGACCTCACCCTTATGGAGCAGGCACACATCCGCTTCGCCCGCATCGGCGAATTCGCCTGGTCTTCCATGGAGCCCACCGAGGGCACCTACGATTGGACCTGGCTCGACCACGCCATCGCCGCCGCCGCGAAGCACCACATCGCCATCGTCCTCGGCACCCCCAGCGCCACCCCGCCCGCATGGCTCACGCAGAAGTACCCCGAGACACTCCGCTACGAGTCCGACGGAAAGCGCGCCGAGCACGGCGACCGTCAGCAAGGCAGCTTCATCTCCCCCAAATACCGCGAACTTTGCCGCGACATTGCCGAGCGCATGGCCAAGCGCTACGGTCATAACCCCAACGTCATCGGCTGGCAGCTCGACAACGAGATCAGCTCCGAGGACTACGGTCCCGTAGCCCGCACCGCCTTCCAGGGCTGGGTCAAGGATCGCTACAAAACCCTCGACGCCCTCAACGCACGCTGGACCACCTCCTACTGGTCCGAGGCCTATACCGACTGGTCCCAGATCCCCATCCAGGAGAAGTACGGCAATCCCGGCCTCCTCCTCAGTTGGAAACGCTTCGTCTCCGACACCTGGCGCGCCTACGACCGAAATCAAATCGACGTCATCCGCCCCAACATCCCGTCCAACGTCTGGATCACCACCAACACCATGGGCTGGTTCGATGGCTACGATCACTACACCGTCTCCAAAGATCTCGACATGTCCGCATGGGACGACTACGTAGGCCGCGGACATCTCAACCCCGCCTCGAACGGCTTCGCCCACGACCTTACCCGCGGCTTTCTCCGCAAAAACTTTTGGGTCATGGAGACCCAGCCCGGCTTCGTCAACTGGCAGTCCGACAACACCGCCCTCGACAAAGGAGAGGTCCGCGCCATGGCTTGGCACGCCATCGGGCACGGAGCCGATGCCGTCGAATATTGGCAGTGGCGCTCCGCCCTCAACGGTCAGGAAGAGCTTCATGGAACCCTTGTAGGCTCCGACGGCACCCCCGTCCCCCTCTACCCTGAGGTTGCCCAGCTCGGAGCCGAGTTCGCCAAAGCCGGTCCAGCCCTCGCCGGCACCAGCCCTCACTCCGAAGTCGCCATCCTTCAGGACTACGACAGCCGCTGGGCCATCAACTGGCAGCGCCACAACCAGGCATTTGACCCTCAAACCCAGCTCGTCAGCTACTACAAGCCCCTCCGCGAAGTTGCTCAATCGATCGACGTAGTATCGGACACCGCACTGCTCGCCTCCTACAAGCTGGTCGTTGCTCCCGGCCTGGCCGTCCTCACCGATGAAGCCGCCAGCAACCTCATGCAATACGTGAAGAATGGCGGCCATCTCGTTCTAGGGCAACGATCTGCCATGAAGGACGGCGATAATTCCCTCCAGACGAAACGCGCTCCCGGCCCACTCGCCGACCTTCTCGGCGGTCGTGTCGAACAGTGGTACGCCATTCAATCCGCAGACCAGGCCCGACCCGGCGATATCCCACCTGTCACCGGCACCTGGGGCACCACCACCTCAAAGATCTGGGCCGAGCAGCTCTCCACAAGCAGTTCCGATACCGAAGTTCTCATGCGCTACGGCAAGTCCAACGGCTACCTCGACGGTCAGCCCGCCGCCATCACTCGCAAGCTTGGCAAAGGGCGCATCACCTACATCGGCGCATGGATGGATGATGCCACCCTACTCAATGCGGCCAGGTGGATGGCCCAGATCTCAGGCGTAACCGCAGCCCTCGGCCCTGTCCCCGAAGGTGTAGAGGTCTACCCCCGCGAAGGTGCAGGTAAGAAGGTCTTCATCCTCGTCAACTTCGCCACCACCCCGCAATCGGTCACGCTTCCCTCCGCCATGCAGAGCATCCTCGACGGTAAGCAGGTCACCACTCTCTCTCTGGACCAGTACGGCGTAGCGATCCTCCAGGCCAAATAA
- a CDS encoding S1/P1 nuclease produces the protein MRRIVVLILISFCCLTKAHAWGGRGHELVAYIAYMNLTPEIRAKVDALVQQNPCIAEWRTYVKAMPAAQQPVALFMLAATWPDRIKLAAPLSKTPYDCPGHPDFLKNDGGVGPGGHFSVDIPPTGPEASQNIGYTDNRRHQYWHFIDTPLSGDGTATQPAPSPNVLTEVILLSRALGSTEAIGVRSFDMVWLEHLMGDIHQPLHVTQRFTKTFPNGDGGWKFGHDLQCSARLPCGAACLLGWPSGER, from the coding sequence ATGCGGCGAATTGTTGTTCTGATCCTGATCTCTTTTTGCTGTCTTACGAAGGCACACGCCTGGGGTGGGCGGGGCCATGAGCTGGTCGCTTATATCGCTTACATGAACCTCACTCCCGAGATCAGGGCGAAGGTCGATGCCCTGGTGCAGCAGAACCCTTGTATCGCGGAGTGGAGGACGTATGTAAAGGCGATGCCTGCGGCGCAACAGCCTGTGGCTCTTTTTATGCTGGCTGCTACGTGGCCGGACCGGATCAAGCTTGCGGCACCTCTCAGCAAGACACCCTATGATTGCCCTGGTCATCCAGACTTTCTGAAGAACGACGGGGGAGTGGGACCGGGTGGCCACTTCAGCGTGGATATTCCGCCGACCGGTCCGGAGGCAAGCCAGAATATTGGGTACACGGATAATCGCCGACACCAGTACTGGCACTTTATCGACACACCTCTCTCGGGGGATGGTACGGCGACGCAACCTGCCCCTTCACCGAATGTACTGACGGAGGTGATCCTGCTTTCACGGGCCCTGGGGAGCACTGAGGCTATCGGGGTTCGATCGTTTGACATGGTTTGGCTCGAACACCTGATGGGCGATATCCATCAGCCATTGCACGTAACGCAGCGATTTACCAAGACATTTCCGAACGGAGATGGGGGTTGGAAATTCGGTCATGATCTGCAATGCTCAGCCAGATTGCCGTGCGGAGCTGCATGCCTATTGGGATGGCCTTCCGGGGAGCGATAG